Proteins co-encoded in one Pongo pygmaeus isolate AG05252 chromosome 23, NHGRI_mPonPyg2-v2.0_pri, whole genome shotgun sequence genomic window:
- the RASL10A gene encoding ras-like protein family member 10A, producing the protein MGGSLRVAVLGAPGVGKTAIIRQFLFGDYPERHRPTNGPRLYRPAVLLDGAVYDLSIRDGDVAGPGSSPGGPEEWPDAKDWSLQDTDAFVLVYDICSPDSFDYVKALRQRIAETRPAGAPEAPILVVGNKRDRQRLRFGPRRALAALVRRGWRCGYLECSAKYNWHVLRLFRELLRCALVRARPAHPALRLQGALHPARCSLM; encoded by the exons ATGGGGGGTAGCCTGCGGGTGGCCGTTCTAGGCGCCCCGGGCGTGGGCAAGACGGCCATCATCCGCCAGTTCCTGTTCGGTGACTACCCCGAGCGCCACCGGCCCACGAACGGGCCGCGCCTCTACCGACCCGCGGTGCTGCTCGACGGCGCCGTCTACGACTTGAGCATCCGCGACGGCGACGTCGCTGGCCCCGGCTCGAGCCCTGGGGGTCCGGAG GAGTGGCCAGACGCTAAGGACTGGAGCTTGCAGGACACGGACGCCTTCGTGCTGGTCTACGACATCTGCAGCCCGGACAGTTTCGACTACGTGAAGGCCCTGCGGCAGCGCATCGCGGAGACCAG GCCGGCGGGCGCGCCCGAAGCGCCCATCCTCGTGGTAGGCAACAAGCGGGACAGGCAGCGGCTGCGCTTCGGACCGCGGCGCGCGCTGGCCGCCCTGGTGCGCAGGGGCTGGCGCTGCGGCTACCTCGAGTGCTCGGCCAAGTACAACTGGCACGTGCTGCGTCTCTTCCGCGAGCTGCTGCGCTGCGCTCTGGTGCGCGCGCGCCCTGCACACCCGGCCCTGCGCCTGCAGGGGGCGCTGCATCCCGCGCGCTGCAGCCTCATGTGA